A single genomic interval of Acidobacteriota bacterium harbors:
- the eno gene encoding phosphopyruvate hydratase encodes MVIIKQVIGREILDSRGNPTVEVDITLDGGAFGRAAVPSGASTGEREALELRDGDKSRYLGKGVQKAVANINGEIAAAIVGKPFDQESLDETLIALDGTEFKSRLGANAILGVSMAALHAGAAEKQVPLYEYIGALRHAMAGGGPADLLPVPMMNILNGGAHADSSVDFQEFMVMPLGASSFSEGLRWGTEIFHTLRGILKGRGLSTGVGDEGGFAPSLKSNQDAVEVVLEAIGKAGLKAGEQVWIALDVASSELWKDGQYVFKKSGSPTRSSEQMVELFADWVRQYPICSIEDGLAEGDWDGWKLITQALGDKVQLVGDDVFVTNPKILAEGIAQGVGNSLLVKLNQIGSVTETLRAMKMAWDAGYTTVASHRSGETEDSTIADLAVGTRAGQIKTGSASRSDRTAKYNQLLRIEAALGANARYAGKAAIKAIK; translated from the coding sequence ATCGTGATCATCAAGCAGGTCATCGGACGCGAAATTCTTGATTCGCGTGGCAATCCCACTGTCGAAGTCGACATCACGCTGGATGGCGGCGCCTTCGGGCGTGCCGCCGTGCCGTCGGGCGCGTCAACGGGTGAGCGTGAAGCGCTCGAACTGCGCGATGGCGACAAGAGCCGGTATCTCGGCAAGGGCGTCCAGAAGGCCGTCGCCAACATCAACGGCGAGATCGCCGCGGCGATCGTCGGCAAGCCGTTCGATCAGGAGAGCCTCGACGAGACACTGATTGCCCTCGACGGCACGGAGTTCAAGAGCCGCCTCGGCGCCAACGCGATCCTCGGCGTCTCGATGGCCGCCCTGCACGCCGGCGCCGCCGAGAAGCAGGTGCCGCTCTACGAGTACATCGGCGCCCTGCGCCATGCGATGGCCGGCGGCGGTCCCGCGGACCTCCTGCCCGTTCCGATGATGAACATCCTCAACGGCGGCGCGCACGCCGACAGCAGCGTGGACTTCCAGGAGTTCATGGTGATGCCGCTCGGCGCGTCGAGCTTCTCCGAAGGCCTGCGCTGGGGCACCGAGATCTTCCACACGCTGCGCGGCATCCTGAAGGGCCGCGGGCTCTCGACCGGCGTGGGCGACGAGGGCGGTTTCGCGCCGAGTCTGAAGAGCAACCAGGACGCCGTCGAGGTCGTGCTCGAGGCCATCGGCAAGGCCGGCCTGAAGGCGGGCGAGCAGGTGTGGATCGCGCTCGACGTCGCGTCGAGCGAGCTCTGGAAGGACGGCCAGTACGTCTTCAAGAAGTCGGGATCGCCCACGCGCTCGAGCGAGCAGATGGTGGAGCTGTTTGCCGACTGGGTGCGCCAGTACCCGATCTGCTCGATCGAGGACGGCCTGGCCGAGGGCGACTGGGACGGCTGGAAGCTGATCACGCAGGCGCTCGGCGACAAGGTGCAGCTGGTCGGCGACGATGTGTTCGTGACCAACCCGAAGATCCTGGCCGAAGGCATCGCGCAGGGCGTGGGCAACTCGCTCCTCGTGAAGCTGAACCAGATCGGCTCGGTCACCGAGACGCTGCGCGCGATGAAGATGGCGTGGGACGCCGGCTACACGACGGTTGCCTCGCACCGCTCGGGCGAAACGGAAGACAGCACGATCGCCGACCTCGCCGTCGGCACGCGCGCGGGCCAGATCAAGACGGGCTCGGCCAGCCGCAGCGATCGCACGGCCAAGTACAACCAGCTGCTGCGCATCGAGGCAGCGCTCGGTGCCAACGCCAGGTACGCCGGCAAGGCCGCGATCAAGGCGATCAAGTAA
- a CDS encoding ABC transporter ATP-binding protein, protein MPLLSVRHLTTGFPAGDRWLPAVQDVSFDLSSGETLALVGESGSGKSLTAYSLLRLVPPPGRILGGEILLDGRDIVTLDESELEQIRGARISLIFQEPMSALNPVLTIGSQLVEAMTVHGRGGADPKAAAIELLATVRMDAPERRFHEYPHQLSGGLRQRALIALALCCRPAVIVADEPTTALDVTIQAEILNLLRHLEREFGLALLLITHDLGVVAHTADRVAVMYAGRIVEEAPVRALFKTPAHPYTQALLRAMPGSTHSARRLEPIEGQVPSLRDMPPGCAFAPRCAWRHEACDAAPPDMYTVADGHRSRCVLVREARELAAGQGTGPL, encoded by the coding sequence ATGCCGCTGTTGTCCGTCCGTCATCTCACCACCGGCTTCCCCGCCGGCGACCGCTGGCTGCCGGCGGTGCAGGACGTCAGCTTCGACCTCTCGTCAGGTGAGACGCTGGCCCTGGTCGGCGAGTCTGGCAGCGGCAAGTCGCTCACCGCCTACTCGCTCCTGCGCCTGGTCCCGCCCCCCGGCCGGATCCTCGGTGGCGAAATCCTCCTCGACGGCCGCGACATCGTCACGCTCGACGAATCCGAGCTGGAGCAGATCCGCGGCGCCCGCATCTCGCTCATCTTCCAGGAACCGATGAGCGCCCTCAATCCGGTGCTCACGATCGGGAGTCAGCTCGTCGAGGCGATGACCGTCCACGGACGCGGCGGCGCAGACCCGAAGGCCGCGGCGATCGAACTGCTCGCGACCGTCCGCATGGACGCGCCCGAGCGGCGGTTCCACGAATACCCGCACCAGTTGTCTGGCGGACTCCGCCAGCGCGCGCTCATCGCGCTCGCCCTCTGCTGCCGCCCGGCCGTGATCGTCGCCGACGAGCCCACGACGGCGCTCGACGTCACGATCCAGGCCGAGATCCTGAACCTGCTGCGTCACCTCGAGAGGGAGTTCGGACTCGCGCTGCTGCTCATCACGCACGACCTGGGCGTCGTGGCGCACACCGCGGATCGCGTGGCGGTGATGTACGCCGGCCGGATCGTCGAGGAAGCCCCGGTGCGCGCGCTCTTCAAGACGCCGGCGCATCCGTACACGCAGGCGTTGCTGCGCGCGATGCCCGGCTCGACGCACAGCGCCCGGCGCCTGGAGCCGATCGAAGGGCAGGTGCCGTCGCTGCGCGACATGCCGCCGGGGTGCGCGTTCGCGCCGCGGTGCGCCTGGCGTCACGAGGCGTGCGACGCCGCGCCGCCGGACATGTACACCGTGGCCGACGGACATCGCTCCCGCTGCGTGCTCGTGCGAGAGGCGCGCGAACTGGCCGCCGGCCAGGGCACCGGTCCCCTGTGA
- a CDS encoding 2,3-bisphosphoglycerate-independent phosphoglycerate mutase — MSNRAPVALIILDGWGLRDQTDQNAVALAEPPVFRRLWSTYPHARLEASGEAVGLPAGQMGNSEVGHTNLGAGRTVYQDLTRIDKAIADDRFDATPALRAAIQAAIDAGTAVHLLGLLSDGGVHSHQAHLHALLRLAKGMGAPRVFVHVITDGRDTSPTGGQGYIAALEAVCAETGARIASVSGRYYAMDRDKRWERVKLAYDAIVTGTAPPAPSAEAVISAAYAAGTTDEFILPATIVDASGRPVGPMADGDQVIFFNFRADRARQIIRALMFDDFDGFDTAPRPKVGLTTFTEYDATYPFPIAFPPQTATQYFGEVLQAHGLTNMRLAETEKYPHVTYFFNGGIETPFAGEDRVLLPSPKVATYDLQPEMSASGVADAFVDSVLHHRHDVIICNFANPDMVGHTGKLDAAIAAITAVDACLGRCIDALLSVGGTAIVTADHGNAEQMWDYTLDAPHTAHTTNLVPVVLVGPDVADRTLHDGALTDVAPTLLHLLHLPQPAEMTGRSLID, encoded by the coding sequence ATGTCCAACCGTGCGCCCGTGGCGCTCATCATCCTCGACGGCTGGGGCCTGCGCGACCAGACGGATCAGAACGCCGTGGCACTGGCAGAGCCGCCCGTGTTCAGGCGGCTCTGGTCCACCTATCCGCACGCCCGGCTGGAGGCGTCGGGTGAGGCCGTCGGCCTGCCCGCCGGCCAGATGGGCAACTCCGAGGTCGGCCACACCAACCTCGGAGCGGGCCGCACCGTCTACCAGGACCTCACGCGGATCGACAAGGCGATCGCCGACGATCGCTTCGACGCGACGCCGGCACTGCGTGCCGCGATCCAGGCCGCGATCGACGCGGGCACGGCCGTCCACCTGCTCGGCCTCCTGTCCGACGGCGGCGTCCACAGCCACCAGGCGCACCTCCATGCGTTGCTGCGGCTCGCGAAGGGGATGGGCGCGCCACGCGTGTTCGTCCACGTCATCACCGACGGGCGCGACACGTCGCCGACCGGCGGGCAGGGGTACATCGCCGCGCTGGAGGCGGTGTGCGCCGAAACGGGTGCGCGCATCGCGAGCGTGTCGGGCCGGTACTACGCCATGGATCGCGACAAGCGGTGGGAGCGCGTGAAGCTCGCCTACGACGCGATCGTCACTGGCACCGCACCGCCGGCACCGTCGGCGGAGGCTGTGATCTCCGCGGCGTATGCGGCGGGTACCACCGACGAGTTCATCCTGCCGGCCACCATCGTCGACGCATCGGGCCGCCCCGTGGGGCCGATGGCCGACGGCGACCAGGTGATCTTCTTCAACTTCCGGGCTGACAGGGCGCGGCAGATCATCAGGGCGTTGATGTTCGACGACTTCGACGGGTTCGACACCGCACCGCGTCCGAAGGTCGGCCTGACGACGTTCACCGAGTACGACGCGACGTATCCGTTCCCCATCGCGTTCCCACCGCAGACGGCCACGCAGTACTTCGGCGAGGTGCTGCAGGCGCACGGCCTCACGAACATGCGGCTCGCGGAGACGGAGAAGTACCCGCACGTCACGTACTTCTTCAACGGCGGCATCGAGACGCCGTTCGCGGGAGAGGATCGCGTGCTGCTGCCGTCGCCGAAGGTGGCGACCTACGATCTGCAGCCGGAGATGAGTGCGTCAGGCGTGGCCGACGCGTTCGTCGACAGCGTGCTGCACCACAGGCACGACGTCATCATCTGCAACTTCGCGAACCCCGACATGGTGGGCCACACGGGCAAGCTCGACGCGGCAATCGCGGCGATCACGGCCGTCGACGCCTGCCTTGGCCGCTGCATCGACGCGCTCCTGTCGGTGGGCGGTACGGCCATCGTCACGGCCGATCACGGCAACGCCGAGCAGATGTGGGACTACACGCTCGACGCGCCGCACACGGCCCACACCACCAACCTGGTGCCCGTGGTGCTCGTCGGCCCCGACGTGGCCGACAGGACGCTGCACGACGGCGCCCTGACGGACGTCGCGCCGACCCTCCTGCACCTCCTGCACCTCCCGCAGCCCGCGGAGATGACAGGACGGTCGCTCATCGACTGA
- a CDS encoding TonB-dependent receptor, with protein MTRSVTLTALALGLSVAATATGQPLVQARAHGLASIVPGVDLVSGRIEGVVTDEGGVPIPGVAVSAIGPDALFGVTDQSGRFVFSAVPVGTYLVRAQRAGYRASTRTFVDVAPAASARHIVQLARLSSAAPVPAPDDAPPPVIAAGFGGAATIAPAPSTETLKDDHEHSPRLWRLRHMKRSVLRDTQGQIALDALADDVEWVETRFGASSVETSARSTTSYFGGDASLSGQIQFLTATAFDEGSGGEGTSWASGPSGVAYATVGAPIGRTGAWSVQGAIGRGDLSSWIVAGNYMRPSESRHALDLGASFALQSFSDHTPAALMSVSERRRAAGTIHAFDTWRLSDRAVVTYGTRYAYYDYLDRPTLMSPSASVSVSPMDKTWVRVAVTQQMLAPGAEEFDARNLSAFSMPPQRTFTPASATGRLSAERTRHVDVGIERQVGPLLLGVRRFEQAVDNQLVAMFGVGPQALSPDLGHYAVANGGNVNAGGWVFAVAQDAGPRFRGAVEYTVARAQWFGTGERGVIAVMAPSADRAGHERIHDLTARVVTDVPETATRVSATWKVNSAFARRSPLLADASTDARFDVQVSQRLPFLSATGADWEFVVAVRNLFRDGDAVGSVFDELLVIRPPKRVVGGVLVKF; from the coding sequence ATGACCCGATCGGTGACGCTCACGGCGCTCGCACTCGGTCTGTCTGTCGCTGCCACGGCGACGGGGCAGCCGCTCGTGCAGGCGCGCGCGCACGGACTCGCGTCGATCGTGCCCGGCGTGGACCTCGTGTCCGGGCGCATCGAGGGCGTGGTCACCGATGAGGGTGGCGTGCCGATCCCCGGCGTGGCCGTGTCGGCAATCGGACCGGATGCCTTGTTCGGCGTCACCGACCAGTCGGGCCGGTTCGTGTTCTCCGCCGTGCCCGTGGGCACGTACCTCGTTCGCGCCCAGCGGGCCGGATACCGCGCGTCGACCCGGACGTTCGTCGACGTGGCGCCGGCAGCGAGCGCCAGGCACATCGTGCAACTGGCGCGGCTGTCGTCAGCGGCGCCCGTCCCTGCACCAGACGATGCCCCACCGCCCGTGATTGCGGCGGGCTTTGGCGGTGCCGCCACCATCGCCCCCGCGCCGTCGACCGAGACCCTGAAGGACGATCACGAACACTCGCCCCGCCTGTGGCGCCTGCGCCACATGAAGCGATCCGTCCTGCGAGACACGCAGGGCCAGATCGCCCTCGATGCACTCGCAGACGATGTGGAGTGGGTGGAGACGCGGTTCGGGGCCTCGTCTGTCGAGACGTCGGCACGGAGCACCACGTCGTACTTCGGCGGCGACGCGTCGCTGTCGGGGCAGATCCAGTTCCTCACCGCGACGGCGTTCGACGAAGGCAGCGGCGGCGAGGGCACGTCGTGGGCATCAGGACCGTCGGGCGTGGCGTACGCCACGGTCGGCGCGCCGATCGGACGTACCGGTGCGTGGTCGGTCCAGGGCGCGATCGGCCGCGGCGACCTCTCGTCGTGGATCGTCGCGGGCAACTACATGCGGCCATCCGAGTCGCGTCATGCCCTCGACCTGGGCGCGTCCTTCGCGCTCCAGAGCTTCTCCGATCACACGCCCGCCGCGCTCATGAGCGTCTCCGAGCGCCGGCGTGCGGCAGGGACCATCCACGCGTTCGACACGTGGCGTCTCAGCGATCGTGCCGTCGTGACCTACGGCACACGCTACGCCTACTACGACTACCTCGACCGCCCCACGCTGATGAGCCCGAGCGCCTCGGTGTCCGTGTCGCCGATGGACAAGACCTGGGTGCGCGTGGCGGTGACCCAGCAGATGCTCGCGCCGGGGGCCGAAGAGTTCGACGCGCGGAACCTCTCGGCGTTCTCCATGCCGCCGCAGCGGACGTTCACGCCAGCCTCGGCCACCGGTCGGCTGAGCGCGGAGCGTACGCGGCACGTGGACGTCGGCATCGAGCGGCAGGTGGGGCCACTGTTGCTGGGGGTCAGGCGCTTCGAGCAGGCGGTGGACAACCAGCTGGTGGCGATGTTCGGCGTCGGGCCACAGGCCCTCTCGCCGGATCTGGGGCACTATGCCGTGGCCAACGGGGGCAACGTCAACGCGGGCGGCTGGGTGTTTGCCGTCGCGCAAGACGCGGGTCCTCGCTTCCGCGGCGCCGTCGAGTACACGGTCGCGCGCGCGCAGTGGTTCGGGACCGGCGAGCGTGGCGTGATCGCGGTGATGGCGCCCTCGGCAGACAGGGCCGGCCACGAGCGTATTCACGACCTCACCGCGCGCGTCGTGACCGACGTGCCCGAGACGGCCACGCGCGTGTCGGCCACCTGGAAGGTGAACTCGGCCTTCGCGCGTCGCAGCCCGCTGCTCGCCGACGCCAGTACCGACGCCCGCTTCGATGTGCAGGTGTCGCAGCGGCTCCCGTTCCTGAGCGCCACGGGTGCCGACTGGGAGTTCGTTGTCGCCGTCCGCAACCTCTTCCGTGATGGCGATGCCGTGGGTTCCGTCTTCGACGAGCTCCTCGTCATCCGCCCCCCCAAGCGCGTCGTCGGTGGCGTGCTGGTCAAGTTCTAG
- a CDS encoding ABC transporter ATP-binding protein, with protein sequence MPLIEVEALDKRYEQRVLWGAPRVTHAVRDVSFTIDAGETFGLVGESGSGKTTTGRCLLRLIEPTGGRVRFNGEDLLSLDRRALRARRRQMQMVFQDPYASLNPRHRVSTILTEPLDIHKVGTSTWRLARAEELLELVGLDRDAVTRYPHEFSGGQRQRIGIARALALEPSFIVADEPVSALDVSVQAQIVNLLAQLQQQLSLTYLFISHDLRLVRHICTRAAVMYRGRIVELAPVDTLFESPRHPYTQALLSAVPVPDPDVPPQRIEFDPSTVDPDAPLRDVASGHFARV encoded by the coding sequence ATGCCGCTCATCGAAGTCGAGGCGCTCGACAAGCGCTACGAGCAGCGCGTCCTGTGGGGCGCCCCGCGCGTGACGCACGCGGTGCGCGACGTGTCGTTCACGATCGACGCCGGCGAAACGTTCGGCCTCGTCGGCGAGTCGGGCAGCGGCAAGACGACGACAGGGCGGTGCCTGCTGCGGCTGATCGAGCCGACGGGCGGGCGTGTGCGGTTCAACGGTGAGGATCTGCTGTCGCTCGACCGCCGTGCCCTGCGCGCGCGCCGGCGGCAGATGCAGATGGTCTTCCAGGATCCGTACGCGTCGCTCAATCCGCGGCATCGCGTGTCGACGATCCTCACCGAGCCGCTCGATATCCACAAGGTGGGGACGTCCACATGGCGTCTCGCGCGGGCGGAGGAACTGCTCGAACTCGTCGGTCTCGATCGCGACGCCGTGACGCGCTATCCGCACGAGTTCAGCGGCGGGCAGCGTCAGCGCATCGGCATCGCGCGGGCGCTCGCGCTCGAGCCGTCGTTCATCGTGGCCGACGAACCGGTCTCCGCGCTCGACGTGTCGGTGCAGGCGCAGATCGTCAACCTGCTCGCGCAGCTCCAGCAGCAGTTGTCGTTGACGTATCTGTTCATCTCGCACGACCTGCGGCTGGTGCGGCACATCTGCACGCGCGCGGCGGTGATGTATCGCGGGCGGATCGTGGAACTGGCGCCGGTGGACACCCTGTTCGAATCGCCGCGACACCCCTACACGCAGGCGCTCCTGTCCGCGGTACCGGTGCCCGATCCCGACGTGCCGCCGCAGCGCATCGAATTCGATCCGTCGACTGTCGATCCGGACGCGCCTCTGCGCGACGTCGCGTCAGGCCACTTCGCGCGCGTGTGA
- a CDS encoding PAS domain S-box protein translates to MAVVVTTVLLALVAANIAVRFSWVEVEDGVLWEARAEGVVAVSVSPDDVGAVAGIQPGDVLVAINGRGIDRVEQVRDAQHGSQRGQPLSYIISREGYERPVRLALEPVADGARLLYYSLAAVAIFALLVGCSVRVQRPHDQATLHFFWLTVAFFGVCGFSYSGRLDRLDWVFYWGDVIAMLALPPLFVHFALVFPDRHDTWAKSPQGRRLVPLLYLPAIVVGVTRVSVLLAGGLPGDAFENWIVTLDRVEMLQLVAALVVGQTIMTRTLGRLRSVTARRQLRWIVWGTFAGALPFALFYGLPYALGYHPWDAFGLLVVLLALVPLAFASAVVRYRLMDVEVIMKRAVVYATVLAAIATIYTITLRFASDVFLGGSEQHNSVIAILATLLVVVLAPIVKNGIQTALDYAHYRDRYDYRRALLAFARDLNADLDLDRLTARLVQRLADTFGVDRVSLFVAAPSGSADAFATHSALGATPDTVPPIKRVSGIGTRLESGQLVNLDDAFTVRRCAAEEVRFWHERGLRYFVPCLAKDGPIAVIGVGSRPSGEPLSTEDLTLLSAVAAQVATAIENGRLYRELREKADELNRMREFSESVVQSLQDGLLVADLDGVVLRWNPMMEEIAGVAAAQAVGHRLDELFDPEFLATVRMAERGGTESATVYRTPLVSRHVEGARKRLVNAAMHPLRAPNSAISGSVLMIEDITSRVQLEEQLQISEKMASIGLLAAGVAHEVNTPLTGISSFTQMLLEQADPDDHRTRLLEKIERQTFRAAKIVNSLLHLSRPAQTETGPVDLHVVINDVLSLLDHQFRAASVQVRKDLQAEAPVVRAVEHKLQQVFLNLFLNARDAMPKGGWIAIETRRDGDQVVVVVGDTGTGIPSEHLPRIYDPFFSTKAIGQGTGLGLSITYGIVQEHHGTIVCDSQVGQGTQFTLAFPAFTSSRTGTGATGTSAR, encoded by the coding sequence ATGGCCGTTGTGGTCACGACGGTGCTGCTCGCCCTTGTGGCGGCCAACATCGCCGTCAGGTTCTCGTGGGTGGAGGTCGAGGACGGTGTGCTGTGGGAAGCGCGCGCGGAAGGCGTGGTGGCCGTCAGCGTCAGCCCGGACGACGTGGGAGCGGTCGCGGGGATCCAGCCGGGCGATGTGCTCGTCGCGATCAACGGGCGCGGCATCGACCGTGTCGAACAAGTGCGAGACGCGCAGCACGGCAGCCAGCGCGGCCAACCGCTCTCGTACATCATCTCGCGTGAAGGCTACGAGCGACCCGTCAGGCTGGCGCTGGAGCCTGTCGCCGATGGTGCCCGGCTGCTGTACTACTCCCTCGCGGCGGTGGCGATCTTCGCGCTGCTCGTCGGCTGCTCGGTGCGCGTGCAGCGCCCGCACGATCAGGCCACCCTCCATTTCTTCTGGCTGACGGTTGCCTTCTTCGGCGTTTGCGGCTTCTCCTACAGCGGACGTCTCGATCGTCTCGACTGGGTGTTCTACTGGGGCGACGTCATCGCGATGCTCGCGTTGCCGCCACTGTTTGTCCATTTCGCGCTGGTCTTCCCAGACCGGCACGACACCTGGGCCAAGTCGCCGCAAGGTCGCCGTCTCGTTCCGCTGCTCTATCTCCCGGCCATCGTCGTTGGCGTGACGCGGGTGTCGGTATTGCTGGCGGGCGGACTCCCCGGAGACGCCTTCGAGAACTGGATCGTCACGCTCGATCGCGTGGAGATGCTGCAACTCGTGGCCGCGCTCGTCGTCGGGCAGACGATCATGACGCGCACGCTCGGCCGCCTGCGCTCGGTCACCGCGCGCCGCCAGTTGCGCTGGATCGTGTGGGGCACGTTCGCCGGTGCACTGCCGTTCGCGCTCTTCTACGGACTCCCGTACGCCCTCGGCTACCACCCGTGGGATGCCTTCGGACTGCTGGTGGTGCTGCTCGCGCTCGTGCCGCTGGCGTTTGCGTCGGCCGTGGTGCGCTACAGGCTGATGGACGTCGAGGTGATCATGAAGCGCGCCGTGGTGTACGCCACGGTGCTCGCGGCGATCGCCACCATCTACACGATCACGCTGCGCTTCGCGAGCGACGTCTTCCTCGGCGGATCCGAGCAGCACAACTCCGTCATCGCCATCCTCGCGACGCTGCTCGTGGTGGTGCTCGCCCCGATCGTCAAGAACGGCATCCAGACCGCGCTCGACTACGCGCACTATCGCGATCGCTACGACTACCGCCGCGCGCTGCTCGCGTTCGCGCGCGATCTCAACGCGGACCTCGATCTCGATCGCCTCACCGCGCGTCTCGTCCAGCGTCTCGCCGACACGTTCGGCGTCGACAGGGTGTCGCTGTTTGTCGCAGCACCGAGCGGATCGGCAGACGCGTTCGCCACGCATAGTGCCCTTGGCGCCACGCCGGACACCGTGCCGCCAATCAAGCGGGTGTCGGGGATCGGCACGCGTCTCGAGAGCGGTCAGCTGGTCAACCTCGACGATGCGTTCACCGTGCGCCGCTGTGCTGCCGAGGAAGTCCGCTTCTGGCACGAGCGGGGGCTGCGGTACTTCGTGCCGTGCCTGGCCAAGGACGGTCCGATCGCGGTCATCGGCGTTGGGTCCCGTCCGAGCGGCGAGCCCCTCAGCACCGAGGACCTGACGCTGCTGAGCGCGGTGGCGGCGCAGGTGGCGACGGCCATCGAGAACGGCCGCCTCTATCGCGAGCTGCGCGAGAAAGCCGACGAGCTGAATCGCATGCGGGAATTCAGCGAGAGCGTCGTCCAGTCGCTGCAGGACGGCCTGCTCGTCGCGGACCTCGACGGCGTCGTGCTGCGCTGGAATCCGATGATGGAGGAAATCGCGGGGGTGGCGGCGGCGCAGGCCGTGGGGCATCGCCTCGACGAGCTGTTCGATCCCGAATTCCTGGCCACGGTGCGCATGGCCGAGCGCGGCGGCACCGAATCGGCCACCGTCTATCGCACGCCGCTCGTGTCGCGCCACGTCGAGGGTGCGCGCAAGCGGCTCGTGAACGCCGCGATGCACCCGCTGCGCGCGCCCAACAGCGCGATCTCGGGATCGGTACTGATGATCGAGGACATCACTTCGCGCGTGCAGCTCGAAGAGCAGCTGCAGATCTCCGAGAAGATGGCCTCCATCGGTCTGCTCGCCGCGGGCGTCGCGCACGAGGTCAACACGCCGCTCACCGGCATCTCGAGCTTCACGCAGATGCTGCTGGAACAGGCCGACCCCGATGACCACCGCACGCGTCTGCTCGAGAAGATCGAGCGGCAGACCTTCCGCGCCGCCAAGATCGTGAACAGCCTGCTCCACTTGTCGCGGCCCGCGCAGACCGAAACCGGTCCCGTGGACCTGCACGTCGTCATCAACGACGTCCTGTCGCTGCTCGATCACCAGTTCCGCGCGGCGAGCGTCCAGGTCCGCAAGGACCTGCAGGCCGAGGCTCCGGTCGTGCGTGCCGTCGAGCACAAGCTCCAGCAGGTGTTCCTCAATCTGTTCCTCAACGCGCGCGATGCGATGCCGAAGGGCGGCTGGATCGCCATCGAGACGCGTCGTGACGGCGATCAGGTGGTGGTAGTGGTGGGCGATACGGGCACCGGGATTCCGAGCGAGCATTTACCGCGCATCTACGACCCGTTCTTCTCGACCAAGGCGATCGGACAGGGGACAGGGCTCGGGCTGTCGATCACGTACGGCATCGTGCAGGAGCACCACGGCACGATCGTATGTGACAGTCAGGTGGGGCAGGGCACGCAGTTCACGCTGGCGTTCCCGGCCTTCACCTCGTCACGTACCGGGACCGGGGCGACAGGCACGAGCGCGCGCTGA
- the glgC gene encoding glucose-1-phosphate adenylyltransferase, with protein sequence MNDSLVIVLAGGVGERLSPLTRERAKPAVYFGGPYRIIDFTLSNCINAGLRRIFIVTQYKSLSLNRHIRLGWSVVAEELGEFIEILPPQKRVSDNWYLGTADAVYQNLYSVVREGPKRVVILSGDHIYKMDYSKMIRWHVEKGAAATVATYEVPVQEAARRFGVIQVDEEERIVGFEEKPAEPKAIPSMPGVALASMGIYVFEADVLIRALEEDAGRDSKHDFGKDILPSLIGRAPVYSYRFSDENKKANKYWRDIGELDAYYEANMDLVQVNPDFNLYDPDWPIRTWMGQAPPAKFVFDDEGRRGQALDSIISAGVIVSGSTVRGSILCPNVRVHSYCDIDRSILMPGVRVGRHARIRNAIIDRDVFIPRGAVIGYDIEEDRKRHTVTAKGVVVVTTNDEPYVQTPEDTRRQREQDDARKP encoded by the coding sequence TTGAACGATTCGCTGGTCATCGTGCTGGCAGGTGGGGTGGGGGAACGGCTGTCACCGCTCACCCGGGAGCGCGCCAAACCCGCGGTGTACTTCGGCGGACCGTACCGAATCATCGATTTCACGCTCAGCAACTGCATCAACGCCGGACTGCGCCGGATCTTCATCGTCACGCAGTACAAGAGCCTGTCGCTCAACAGGCACATCAGGCTGGGCTGGAGCGTGGTGGCCGAGGAACTCGGCGAGTTCATCGAAATCCTGCCGCCGCAGAAGCGCGTCAGCGACAACTGGTACCTCGGCACCGCCGACGCCGTGTACCAGAACCTCTACTCCGTCGTCCGCGAGGGTCCGAAGCGGGTGGTCATCCTGTCGGGCGACCACATCTACAAGATGGACTACTCGAAGATGATCCGCTGGCACGTGGAGAAGGGCGCCGCGGCAACGGTGGCGACCTACGAAGTGCCCGTGCAGGAGGCCGCGCGGCGGTTCGGCGTCATCCAGGTGGACGAGGAAGAGCGCATCGTCGGCTTCGAGGAGAAGCCTGCCGAGCCCAAGGCGATCCCGAGCATGCCCGGCGTGGCGCTGGCCTCGATGGGCATCTACGTGTTCGAGGCCGACGTGCTGATCCGCGCGCTCGAGGAGGACGCGGGCCGCGACAGCAAGCACGACTTCGGCAAGGACATCCTGCCGTCGCTCATCGGCCGCGCCCCCGTCTACTCGTACCGCTTCTCCGACGAGAACAAGAAGGCCAACAAGTACTGGCGCGACATCGGGGAGCTCGACGCCTACTACGAGGCCAACATGGACCTCGTGCAGGTCAACCCCGACTTCAATCTCTACGATCCCGACTGGCCGATCCGGACGTGGATGGGCCAGGCGCCTCCCGCCAAGTTCGTGTTCGACGATGAAGGGCGGCGCGGACAGGCGCTTGACTCGATCATCTCGGCCGGCGTGATCGTGTCGGGCAGTACCGTGCGCGGCAGCATCCTCTGCCCGAACGTGCGCGTGCACAGCTACTGCGACATCGATCGCAGTATCCTGATGCCAGGCGTCAGGGTCGGGCGTCACGCCCGCATCCGCAACGCGATCATCGATCGCGACGTCTTCATCCCGCGCGGCGCCGTCATCGGCTACGACATCGAGGAGGACCGCAAGCGCCACACGGTCACCGCGAAGGGCGTCGTCGTCGTGACCACCAACGATGAGCCGTACGTCCAGACGCCTGAAGACACGCGCCGCCAACGCGAACAGGACGACGCGCGCAAACCCTGA